One segment of Kryptolebias marmoratus isolate JLee-2015 linkage group LG23, ASM164957v2, whole genome shotgun sequence DNA contains the following:
- the LOC108250325 gene encoding leucine-rich repeat-containing protein 3-like — MFSHCFHGPLMGALQSSRSPIKHLSCGSLLFWGTLLILSFVAAHACPKICHCTERNGMVVQCTSRNLDTIPDNLPKDTVVLLLSSNQIRDVPKEAFLDLHQLRELDLSHNSLESVEAGAFQGVSVSLQTVDLSNNQLSSLPKDTFTKLHARVRLSHNPWHCDCLLQEVLRELRLDPETVNEVSCQTSVQEEYVGHSVIQVLDSGINFCNFHHKTTDVAMFVAMFCWFFMVTAYIVYYIKHNQEDARRHMEYLKSLPSTSHISKDYDTASSVL; from the coding sequence ATGTTTTCTCACTGCTTTCACGGCCCACTAATGGGGGCTCTTCAAAGTAGCAGATCGCCCATAAAACATCTTTCCTGTGGTTCTCTCTTGTTTTGGGGAACATTGCTGATCCTGTCCTTTGTCGCAGCTCATGCTTGCCCTAAAATCTGCCACTGCACCGAGAGGAACGGCATGGTGGTGCAGTGCACCTCCCGCAACCTGGACACCATCCCCGACAACCTGCCCAAGGACACTGTGGTCCTCTTGCTCTCATCGAACCAGATCAGAGACGTCCCCAAGGAGGCCTTTCTGGACCTCCACCAGCTCAGGGAGCTGGATTTGTCCCACAACTCTCTTGAGAGCGTGGAGGCCGGAGCCTTTCAGGGCGTTTCGGTGAGCCTGCAGACCGTGGATCTGTCCAACAACCAGCTGAGCAGCCTCCCCAAGGACACCTTCACCAAGCTGCACGCCCGGGTCCGGCTCTCCCACAACCCCTGGCACTGCGACTGTCTGCTCCAGGAGGTTCTGAGGGAGCTAAGGCTCGACCCCGAGACAGTCAACGAGGTCAGCTGCCAAACGTCGGTGCAGGAGGAGTACGTGGGCCACTCGGTGATCCAGGTCCTGGACTCAGGGATCAACTTCTGCAACTTCCACCACAAAACGACAGACGTGGCCATGTTTGTGGCCATGTTCTGCTGGTTCTTCATGGTGACGGCTTATATCGTTTACTACATCAAACACAACCAGGAGGACGCCAGGAGGCACATGGAGTACCTCAAGTCCCTGCCGAGTACGTCCCACATCAGCAAGGACTACGACACCGCAAGCAGCGTGTTATAG